One part of the Rutidosis leptorrhynchoides isolate AG116_Rl617_1_P2 chromosome 1, CSIRO_AGI_Rlap_v1, whole genome shotgun sequence genome encodes these proteins:
- the LOC139896213 gene encoding putative F-box protein At1g32420, translating into MSDHIPFEIQTEIIKNLPVKSLIRFRSVSKPWKSLIDSSEFIVNYHVNHSQLQHHLLVRYDDSQQIRAWNSEDEKYESIVDDDSFPQNKFPLVVPTSVKQLGKLPKMLGTSQGLFSFYKSTARWDYSKMMTVVIWNPTIGKSVSVVVPNVFRNYPLDTVVGFGVCPRTMDPMLVKITYISNWEYHKIICIPLQVEIFTLSLGVWRSSSNNVPRKSIKVTQDQVVSVDRFIHWLAIDRVRRGNEYCPSNLILSFDMISEEFTDVYLPDSLAQHSPWDLVICKLRKSLVMLQILEVKAQKYCVWKMEYGAPNTFKKLYVIKSPDASLLEISRVLGFRKTGEPLIDVYYDTDEKTAMFVYEPDSEDFNDIGVYGCGTPSFASSYMETLLLLNN; encoded by the coding sequence ATGTCTGACCACATACCTTTTgaaattcaaacagagattattaaGAACCTTCCTGTTAAATCACTGATTCGATTCAGATCGGTTTCGAAACCGTGGAAGTCTCTAATCGATAGCTCCGAATTCATTGTTAATTATCACGTGAACCACTCTCAACTGCAGCATCATTTGCTTGTAAGGTACGATGATTCACAACAAATTCGTGCGTGGAATTCAGAAGATGAAAAATATGAATCAATTGTGGATGATGACAGTTTTCCCCAAAATAAGTTTCCCCTGGTTGTTCCAACGTCTGTTAAACAACTGGGTAAGCTTCCAAAAATGTTAGGTACCTCTCAAGGTCTGTTTTCTTTTTACAAATCTACTGCAAGGTGGGATTATTCCAAAATGATGACTGTTGTCATTTGGAATCCTACAATTGGAAAATCAGTTAGTGTTGTTGTGCCTAATGTGTTTCGAAACTACCCCTTAGACACTGTTGTTGGCTTCGGGGTTTGTCCTCGAACCATGGACCCTATGCTTGTCAAGATTACTTATATATCAAATTGGGAATACCATAAGATAATTTGCATCCCTTTGCAAGTTGAGATTTTTACTTTGAGTTTAGGGGTTTGGAGGAGTTCATCTAATAATGTGCCTCGTAAATCAATTAAAGTGACACAGGACCAGGTAGTAAGCGTAGATAGGTTTATACATTGGCTTGCTATCGATAGGGTTCGAAGGGGTAATGAATATTGTCCGAGTAACTTGATTTTATCATTTGATATGATATCTGAAGAATTTACAGATGTTTATCTCCCGGATAGTTTGGCGCAACATAGTCCATGGGACTTGGTTATATGTAAGCTGAGGAAATCTCTTGTGATGCTTCAAATTTTAGAGGTCAAGGCACAAAAATATTGTGTATGGAAGATGGAATATGGTGCTCCAAACACATTTAAAAAGTTATATGTTATTAAGTCACCAGATGCATCATTATTAGAAATATCTAGGGTACTAGGATTTAGGAAAACCGGCGAACCTTTAATTGATGTGTACTATGATACTGATGAAAAAACTGCAATGTTTGTTTATGAACCTGACTCGGAGGACTTCAATGATATTGGTGTTTATGGATGTGGGACTCCTTCCTTTGCAAGTTCATATATGGAAACACTACTATTACTTAACAACTGA